Proteins encoded by one window of Acetivibrio thermocellus ATCC 27405:
- a CDS encoding UDP-N-acetylglucosamine 1-carboxyvinyltransferase, whose amino-acid sequence MSKLIVTGGRKLKGEIVVEGSKNAVLPILAATVLNDGISVIKNCPKLRDVEIMLEILRKLGCKVKFEEDVVTIDSSTINSTEIPEDLATEMRSSIIFLGPLLSRFKKVTISYPGGCESLLAHFN is encoded by the coding sequence ATGAGTAAGCTAATTGTAACAGGAGGCCGGAAGCTAAAGGGCGAAATAGTTGTAGAAGGGTCAAAAAATGCTGTTTTACCCATTCTTGCCGCCACGGTTCTTAATGATGGTATAAGTGTCATAAAGAATTGTCCAAAGCTTAGAGATGTGGAAATAATGCTTGAGATTTTAAGGAAATTAGGTTGCAAGGTTAAGTTTGAAGAAGATGTTGTTACGATTGATTCTTCAACGATTAACAGCACCGAAATTCCTGAAGATCTCGCAACGGAAATGAGATCTTCTATTATTTTTTTAGGTCCCCTGTTGTCCAGATTTAAAAAAGTGACTATTAGCTACCCGGGTGGGTGTGAAAGTTTATTGGCACATTTTAATTAA
- the mraY gene encoding phospho-N-acetylmuramoyl-pentapeptide-transferase, with product MNLPFNISPHVFVFILSFAFSLILGPVLIPMLTRLKFGQTVRDDGPKTHYKKTGTPTMGGMIFLIPVTVLAAFYAGHDRRILPLIFVTLGFGLIGFIDDFIKVVKKRKDGLYWNQKMFGLLLVAVTFAVYLSHTHTSDIIIPFMGMDKTVSLGWLFVPFVVLVLIASTNAVNITDGLDGLAAGVTLIVTVFFTIVAMTRSEWEYIKMFSAMVAGGCLGFLTFNAYPARIFMGDTGSLALGGAVGAIAILMKMPLILLIVGGIYVVEALSVMIQVLSFKLTGKRVFKMAPIHHHFELSGWKEVKVVLVFWTITVLLCILGFFALRLKFY from the coding sequence TTGAATTTGCCGTTTAATATTTCACCGCATGTTTTTGTATTTATATTGAGTTTTGCTTTTTCACTGATATTAGGTCCTGTGCTTATACCGATGCTGACGCGTTTGAAGTTCGGTCAGACGGTAAGGGATGACGGACCGAAGACTCATTATAAAAAGACAGGTACGCCGACCATGGGGGGAATGATTTTCCTCATACCTGTTACTGTTCTTGCAGCTTTTTATGCAGGACATGACAGGAGGATTCTTCCTCTTATTTTTGTAACTCTTGGGTTTGGGCTTATTGGTTTTATTGACGATTTTATAAAAGTGGTAAAGAAAAGGAAAGACGGTCTTTACTGGAATCAAAAAATGTTCGGTCTTCTTTTGGTGGCTGTCACTTTTGCCGTTTATTTGTCTCATACCCATACTTCGGACATCATTATTCCTTTTATGGGAATGGATAAAACGGTGTCGCTGGGATGGTTGTTTGTCCCATTTGTTGTGCTTGTTTTGATAGCCTCAACGAATGCAGTGAACATTACCGACGGGTTGGACGGACTTGCAGCAGGAGTGACTTTGATAGTAACTGTCTTTTTCACCATAGTGGCAATGACCAGAAGCGAGTGGGAATACATAAAAATGTTTTCGGCCATGGTTGCCGGAGGATGTTTGGGTTTTTTGACATTTAACGCGTACCCTGCAAGAATTTTTATGGGAGATACAGGTTCTTTGGCATTAGGCGGTGCCGTAGGTGCAATTGCAATTTTGATGAAAATGCCTCTCATACTGTTGATTGTCGGCGGTATTTACGTTGTTGAGGCATTGTCGGTTATGATACAGGTGCTTTCGTTTAAACTGACAGGCAAAAGAGTTTTCAAAATGGCACCTATTCATCACCATTTTGAACTTTCAGGCTGGAAAGAAGTAAAGGTGGTTCTGGTATTTTGGACAATAACGGTACTTCTTTGCATCCTTGGTTTCTTTGCGCTGAGACTTAAATTTTATTGA
- a CDS encoding ATP-dependent helicase: protein MNQEEFFRLLSDKYNINLNPQQKEAVLRIHGPSLLLSVPGGGKTTVIVSRCANMVLNHKIPPEKILTLTFSKAAAQDMKTRFCDIFGKELARNMVFSTIHSFCYSVVRCYVESKNKPMPQILEDGEGQISKNQMLKRIYHEVNNEYISDDRLEDLSNSVSFVKNMLYTEDDIKKLDIGIKNFIDIYNAYEKRKKSEGYIDYDDMLTGTYKLLKRNTGITNMLRERYHYINVDESQDTSLVQHEIIKLVAHPKNNIFMVGDEDQSIYGFRAAFPQALLDFKKTYPDAKILLMERNYRSTKSIVIPANIFIKQNKGRYEKNMYTENEEGEAVVFKHVKNRNEQYAYLTSVLKSESNLSECAVLYRNNISAIPLVDYLEYNNIPFYIRDTNLHFFKHWVVNDVLSFIRLALDPCDIEAFGQIYYKIGAFISREMFEYVAENMGKGKGVMETLLNFPNLPEDTCNAVKYLAGQIETIDYLKPLKAIEFIEKECEYEKYIRRASKEMGYSIDSLNYIIDGLKSIASRVDSFDEFFGRLSILKSAIENSGKNRYKNAVVLTTIHSSKGLEFDKVYMIDLVDGQFPSSKSISDCKEGNDALMEEEVRLFYVGVTRARKYLELITFSKVNNKPVSVSRFVHRFNLVQKQTESRALPNEICEGAILEHVKFGQGLVTRIDESKDLIVIEFEGVGTKMLSLKTCIDGKKIQPVKIS from the coding sequence ATGAATCAGGAAGAGTTTTTCAGGCTTTTGTCAGACAAATACAATATTAATTTGAATCCCCAGCAAAAGGAGGCTGTTTTGCGAATTCACGGGCCTTCACTTTTGCTTTCCGTGCCGGGAGGGGGAAAAACCACCGTAATTGTGTCAAGGTGCGCCAATATGGTTCTAAATCATAAAATACCTCCGGAAAAAATACTTACGCTGACATTCAGCAAGGCAGCGGCCCAGGACATGAAGACCCGGTTTTGTGATATCTTCGGAAAAGAGCTGGCACGTAATATGGTGTTTTCAACCATTCACAGCTTTTGCTACAGTGTTGTGCGCTGCTATGTTGAAAGCAAAAACAAACCCATGCCCCAGATTCTTGAAGACGGTGAAGGCCAGATTTCCAAAAACCAGATGTTAAAGCGGATTTACCATGAAGTAAACAATGAGTATATCAGCGACGACAGGCTTGAGGATTTGTCCAACTCTGTGAGCTTTGTCAAAAATATGCTTTACACTGAGGATGATATAAAAAAATTGGATATCGGAATCAAAAATTTTATTGATATTTACAATGCATATGAAAAACGTAAAAAGTCAGAAGGATATATAGATTATGACGACATGCTCACCGGGACTTATAAGCTTCTTAAAAGAAATACCGGGATTACTAATATGTTAAGAGAAAGGTACCATTATATCAATGTAGACGAATCCCAGGATACATCTTTGGTCCAGCATGAAATTATAAAGCTTGTTGCCCACCCAAAAAACAATATTTTCATGGTTGGGGATGAGGACCAGAGCATTTATGGGTTTAGGGCTGCTTTTCCCCAAGCGCTTCTTGATTTTAAAAAAACCTATCCTGATGCAAAAATTTTATTAATGGAAAGAAACTATCGTTCCACAAAGAGCATTGTGATTCCGGCAAATATTTTTATAAAGCAGAACAAAGGGCGATATGAAAAAAATATGTATACTGAAAATGAAGAAGGCGAGGCCGTGGTATTCAAGCATGTAAAAAATCGCAATGAACAGTATGCATATCTTACTTCGGTTTTAAAATCTGAGAGTAATTTATCGGAATGTGCCGTTCTTTACAGGAATAATATTTCTGCCATTCCACTGGTGGATTATCTGGAATACAACAACATACCTTTTTATATCAGAGATACCAATCTTCATTTTTTCAAGCATTGGGTGGTAAATGACGTTCTTTCTTTTATACGGCTTGCCTTGGATCCTTGTGATATTGAGGCTTTTGGGCAAATTTACTACAAAATCGGTGCTTTTATAAGCCGTGAGATGTTTGAGTATGTTGCTGAGAACATGGGAAAGGGGAAGGGTGTCATGGAAACTTTGCTGAATTTCCCCAATTTGCCCGAAGACACCTGTAATGCTGTTAAATACTTGGCCGGACAGATTGAAACCATTGATTATTTGAAGCCTTTGAAGGCAATAGAATTTATAGAAAAGGAATGTGAGTATGAAAAATATATTCGCAGGGCATCAAAGGAAATGGGGTATTCCATTGATAGTCTTAATTATATTATTGACGGCTTAAAATCGATAGCTTCAAGGGTTGATTCCTTCGATGAGTTTTTCGGAAGGCTTTCCATACTGAAATCAGCTATTGAAAATTCCGGCAAAAACAGGTACAAAAATGCAGTTGTTTTGACTACCATACATTCAAGCAAGGGCCTTGAGTTTGACAAAGTATATATGATTGACCTGGTGGACGGGCAATTTCCGTCATCAAAAAGCATAAGCGATTGCAAGGAAGGCAACGACGCTTTGATGGAGGAAGAGGTCCGGCTTTTCTATGTGGGTGTTACCAGAGCAAGAAAGTACCTTGAGCTTATAACTTTTTCAAAGGTAAATAACAAGCCGGTTTCGGTATCAAGATTTGTTCACCGGTTTAATCTTGTCCAAAAGCAGACTGAAAGCAGAGCCCTGCCCAATGAAATTTGCGAGGGGGCAATATTGGAACATGTAAAATTCGGACAAGGCTTGGTAACCAGGATTGATGAGTCTAAAGATTTAATTGTGATTGAATTTGAAGGTGTTGGAACAAAGATGCTTTCCTTAAAAACATGTATCGATGGAAAAAAGATACAGCCTGTAAAAATTTCTTGA
- the murG gene encoding undecaprenyldiphospho-muramoylpentapeptide beta-N-acetylglucosaminyltransferase: MKVIISGGGTAGHINPGLAIAKYIKKREPDTEILFIGTERGLEARLVPRENFEIKMIKVRGFKRKLSMDTLVAVKELFQGLAEARKIIKDYKPDLVIGTGGYVCGPVLFNASRMKIPTLVHEQNAFPGVTNKILSKFVDRVAISFKEAEKYFKDKSKVVFTGNPIRSEMLEVSRETARKKLGIPKDMPLVVIFGGSRGAENINSTVAELIKRHKSDLGFYLIYATGEAQYDGIMKKIGEVKSPNINILPYIFDMANAMAAADLVVCRAGAITVSELTALGVPSILIPSPYVTANHQEHNARALERQGASVVILEKNLRPDILYEEITTLLKDRNKLSQMAKNAKSIGITNATERIYEIIKDIMKNKAAG, translated from the coding sequence TTGAAGGTGATTATCAGCGGGGGAGGTACAGCGGGACATATTAATCCAGGCCTTGCAATTGCAAAATATATCAAAAAAAGGGAACCCGATACAGAGATTTTGTTTATCGGAACCGAGAGAGGACTTGAGGCCAGGCTTGTACCGAGAGAAAATTTTGAGATAAAGATGATAAAGGTAAGAGGATTTAAAAGAAAGCTTTCCATGGATACTCTTGTTGCGGTGAAGGAATTGTTTCAAGGGCTTGCGGAGGCAAGAAAGATTATAAAGGATTACAAGCCGGATTTGGTGATAGGCACAGGAGGATATGTTTGCGGACCGGTATTGTTTAATGCTTCAAGAATGAAAATACCGACCCTTGTTCATGAACAGAATGCTTTTCCGGGAGTGACAAACAAGATACTGTCAAAGTTTGTTGACAGGGTGGCAATAAGCTTTAAGGAAGCGGAAAAATATTTTAAGGACAAATCAAAAGTGGTATTTACCGGAAATCCCATAAGAAGTGAAATGCTGGAAGTTAGCAGAGAGACTGCACGAAAAAAGCTTGGAATACCCAAAGATATGCCCTTGGTTGTCATATTTGGAGGAAGCAGGGGTGCTGAAAATATAAACAGTACAGTGGCGGAGCTTATAAAAAGACATAAAAGTGATTTGGGATTTTATTTGATATATGCGACCGGCGAAGCTCAATATGATGGTATAATGAAGAAAATCGGGGAAGTGAAATCACCCAATATTAATATTTTGCCGTACATATTTGACATGGCAAATGCCATGGCAGCAGCAGACCTTGTGGTATGCCGGGCGGGAGCAATAACGGTAAGCGAACTTACTGCCCTGGGTGTTCCTTCGATATTGATTCCGTCACCTTATGTTACGGCCAATCATCAGGAACACAACGCCAGGGCCTTGGAACGGCAGGGAGCTTCGGTGGTAATTCTGGAGAAAAACTTAAGGCCGGATATATTGTACGAGGAAATTACAACACTTTTAAAAGACAGAAATAAGCTTTCCCAAATGGCTAAGAACGCAAAGAGCATAGGTATTACAAATGCAACGGAAAGAATTTATGAAATAATAAAAGACATTATGAAAAACAAAGCGGCCGGTTAG
- a CDS encoding IS256-like element ISCth4 family transposase, with product MARKRIITPEKKELIRNLISEYNITSAKDLQEALKDLLGDTIQNMLEAELDEHLGYEKYESTEEAKSNYRNGYTSKTLKSSVGQVEIDIPRDRNAEFEPKIVPRYKRDISEIENKIIAMYARGMSTREINEQIQEIYGFEVSAEMVSKITDKILPQIEEWQKRPLGEVYPIVFIDAIHFSVKNDGIVGKKAVYIVLAIDIEGQKDVIGIYVGENESSKFWLSVLNDLKNRGVKDILILCADALSGIKDAINAAFPNTEYQRCIVHQIRNTLKYVSDKDRKEFARDLKRIYTAPNEKAGYDQMLEVSEKWEKKYPAAMKSWKSNWDVICPFFKYSEELRKIMYTTNTIESLNSSYRRINKSRTVFPGDQSLLKSIYLATVKITSKWTMRYKNWGLILGQLQIMFEGRI from the coding sequence ATGGCAAGAAAAAGGATAATAACACCAGAAAAGAAAGAGCTTATCAGAAATCTCATTTCTGAGTACAACATTACTTCAGCAAAGGATTTGCAGGAAGCATTGAAGGATCTGCTCGGAGATACGATACAAAATATGTTGGAAGCAGAGCTGGATGAACATCTCGGATATGAAAAGTACGAATCAACTGAAGAAGCGAAATCAAATTACCGTAACGGGTACACATCAAAAACATTAAAGTCAAGTGTAGGGCAAGTGGAAATAGATATCCCGCGGGACCGGAATGCAGAATTCGAGCCGAAAATTGTTCCCAGGTATAAAAGGGACATTTCAGAAATTGAAAATAAAATAATAGCAATGTATGCGCGGGGGATGTCTACCAGAGAAATCAACGAGCAGATACAGGAAATCTACGGATTTGAAGTATCTGCCGAGATGGTAAGTAAGATCACTGATAAAATACTACCTCAGATAGAAGAGTGGCAGAAAAGGCCTCTGGGAGAGGTTTATCCGATAGTATTTATTGACGCAATTCATTTTTCAGTAAAAAATGACGGCATTGTTGGGAAGAAGGCCGTATATATTGTGCTGGCGATTGATATAGAAGGGCAGAAAGATGTTATCGGTATTTATGTAGGAGAAAATGAGAGCTCAAAATTCTGGCTGAGTGTCTTAAATGACCTTAAAAACAGGGGTGTTAAAGACATTCTGATTCTCTGTGCTGATGCACTTTCAGGGATAAAGGATGCAATCAATGCGGCTTTTCCGAATACTGAATATCAGAGGTGTATAGTACACCAGATAAGAAACACGCTAAAGTATGTGTCAGATAAAGACCGAAAGGAATTTGCCAGGGACTTGAAACGGATATATACGGCTCCGAATGAGAAGGCAGGGTACGACCAGATGCTTGAGGTTTCAGAGAAATGGGAGAAGAAATACCCGGCAGCTATGAAGAGCTGGAAGAGCAATTGGGATGTTATTTGTCCATTTTTTAAGTATTCGGAGGAACTACGTAAAATCATGTATACGACCAATACTATTGAGAGCCTGAATAGCAGTTATAGAAGGATAAACAAATCAAGGACAGTATTTCCTGGCGACCAGTCACTTTTAAAGAGCATATATTTAGCTACAGTGAAGATTACTTCAAAATGGACGATGCGTTACAAAAACTGGGGTTTGATACTGGGACAGCTACAGATTATGTTCGAAGGGCGTATATAG
- a CDS encoding UDP-N-acetylmuramoyl-L-alanyl-D-glutamate--2,6-diaminopimelate ligase, with amino-acid sequence MKLKDLVKGLNVLEVEGDMDVEIKDIAYDSRKAKAGSLFVCIEGFKVDGHKFIPQAIENGTRAFLVQKDVDVPDDATVVRVKDTRYALASVADIFFGHPSSKFNLVGITGTKGKTTTTYMIKSILEAFGQKVGLVGTIANMIGHEVLPTDRTTPESYDLQELFSEMVQKNVNSVVMEVSSHALELHRVSCCEYEIGVFTNLSRDHLDFHKTFENYLNAKIKLFGMCKKGLINIDNEFGPKVVDSARCEVYTMGIDNKADLRAVDIVHHPDSVDFTVVSPWFTGDVRVNIPGKFSVYNALAAIGTCALMGVPFEYIKKGLEKVTVPGRAEVLDIKKDYTVMIDYAHSPDSLENILTTVKAYAPGRVVCVFGCGGDRDKTKRPIMGRISGQLADFTIITSDNPRTEDPDAIIRDIEEGIKQTGGLYTTITDRREAIKYALMNAKPKDIILLAGKGHETYIILKDKTIHFDEREVVRDILKELDSGNN; translated from the coding sequence ATGAAACTTAAAGACCTGGTAAAAGGACTTAATGTACTTGAAGTTGAAGGCGATATGGATGTCGAAATCAAGGATATTGCTTATGATTCCAGAAAAGCAAAAGCAGGTTCTCTCTTTGTCTGTATAGAAGGCTTTAAGGTGGATGGACACAAGTTTATTCCCCAGGCAATTGAGAATGGGACCAGAGCTTTTCTGGTTCAAAAAGATGTTGACGTTCCCGATGACGCGACGGTTGTCAGGGTTAAGGATACAAGATATGCTCTTGCCAGCGTGGCCGACATTTTTTTCGGGCATCCGTCAAGCAAGTTTAATCTTGTGGGCATAACCGGTACAAAAGGAAAGACTACCACTACATACATGATTAAATCAATTCTTGAAGCCTTTGGGCAAAAGGTTGGACTTGTCGGTACAATAGCAAATATGATAGGACACGAAGTTCTTCCGACGGACCGAACAACTCCGGAAAGTTACGATCTTCAAGAACTTTTTTCAGAAATGGTGCAAAAAAACGTAAACAGTGTTGTGATGGAAGTGTCTTCTCATGCTCTCGAGCTTCACAGGGTAAGCTGCTGTGAGTATGAAATAGGGGTGTTTACCAACCTTTCAAGAGATCATCTTGATTTTCATAAAACTTTTGAAAATTACCTTAATGCGAAAATCAAGCTTTTTGGCATGTGTAAAAAAGGCCTAATAAATATAGACAATGAATTTGGACCGAAAGTGGTGGACAGCGCCAGGTGCGAAGTCTATACAATGGGGATAGACAACAAAGCAGATTTGAGGGCGGTGGATATTGTACATCACCCGGACAGTGTGGATTTTACGGTTGTTTCCCCTTGGTTTACCGGGGATGTCAGAGTGAATATTCCCGGAAAATTCAGTGTATATAATGCTTTAGCCGCAATAGGAACCTGTGCTCTTATGGGAGTTCCCTTTGAATATATCAAAAAAGGGTTGGAAAAGGTAACTGTCCCAGGCAGGGCGGAAGTTCTTGATATCAAAAAAGATTATACCGTAATGATTGACTATGCCCACTCCCCTGACAGTCTTGAAAATATTTTAACCACGGTAAAAGCATATGCTCCCGGACGAGTAGTTTGTGTATTCGGCTGTGGCGGAGACCGTGACAAAACCAAAAGACCGATTATGGGCAGGATATCGGGACAATTGGCGGATTTTACAATCATAACTTCGGATAATCCCCGGACGGAAGATCCGGATGCCATAATAAGAGACATTGAAGAAGGAATTAAACAGACAGGTGGTTTGTATACTACGATTACCGATAGGCGTGAAGCCATAAAATATGCTTTGATGAATGCGAAGCCAAAGGACATAATTCTCCTTGCGGGTAAGGGACATGAGACATATATAATTCTAAAAGATAAAACAATTCATTTTGACGAGAGGGAAGTAGTAAGGGATATATTGAAGGAATTGGACAGTGGCAATAATTAA
- a CDS encoding UDP-N-acetylmuramoyl-tripeptide--D-alanyl-D-alanine ligase, with protein sequence MEILKCEEVVKAVGGTLISGEVNTVFYNISTDSRNIKQGDLFIPLIGERFDGHNYIASALEHGALGSLTQKETEPFPGKVLIKVSDTLKALRDLAVYYRQKFKIPFVGITGSVGKTSTKEMVAAVLSKGFKVLKNQGNFNNEIGVPLTIFNLDKSHEAAVVEMGMSGFGEISRLTSIVKPDIAIITNIGVSHIEKLGSKNNILKAKMEIFEGLNEKGLAILNGDDKLLYGLNNLLKFRTVFYGMEEGLDLRAYNVESLGEKGSTFDIEIRGKEYRVRIPVPGIHNVYNALAGIAVGIELGIPPEKIVEGIEEFSPGKMRLDIINYNGLKIINDAYNASPQSMEAAIDVLKDISGEGRTFAVLGDMLELGEFSKSAHMEVGKYAASKGIDYIVAVGEYRSNIVRGAVEAGAKEEKVFEFKDNMDAAKFLKEFVKSGDVLLVKGSRGMKMEEIVNILTG encoded by the coding sequence ATGGAAATTTTAAAATGCGAAGAAGTAGTAAAAGCGGTTGGCGGCACTTTAATATCCGGAGAAGTCAATACTGTTTTTTATAACATTTCCACCGATTCGAGGAATATAAAACAGGGAGATTTGTTTATTCCTCTTATTGGAGAAAGATTTGACGGACACAACTATATTGCGTCTGCTTTGGAGCATGGAGCTCTGGGCAGCCTTACTCAAAAGGAAACGGAACCATTTCCCGGCAAAGTTTTAATAAAGGTTTCGGATACACTTAAGGCTTTAAGGGATCTTGCGGTGTATTACAGACAAAAATTCAAGATCCCTTTTGTAGGAATTACCGGAAGTGTGGGGAAAACAAGCACCAAGGAAATGGTTGCGGCAGTGCTGTCAAAAGGCTTCAAGGTGCTGAAGAACCAGGGTAATTTTAACAATGAAATCGGTGTGCCTCTTACAATTTTCAACCTTGACAAATCCCACGAGGCTGCCGTTGTGGAAATGGGCATGAGCGGTTTTGGCGAAATAAGCCGTCTTACGTCTATAGTAAAACCTGATATTGCAATAATAACCAATATAGGAGTATCCCATATAGAAAAGCTGGGTTCAAAAAATAACATATTAAAAGCAAAAATGGAGATTTTTGAGGGCTTAAATGAGAAAGGATTGGCAATACTAAATGGTGATGACAAATTATTGTATGGATTAAACAACCTTTTGAAGTTCAGGACGGTATTTTACGGAATGGAGGAAGGGCTGGATTTGCGGGCATACAATGTGGAATCTTTGGGGGAAAAAGGCTCCACTTTTGATATTGAGATTAGAGGAAAAGAATACAGGGTGAGAATTCCTGTGCCGGGAATTCATAATGTTTACAATGCCCTTGCAGGTATAGCAGTGGGAATTGAGCTTGGAATACCGCCGGAGAAAATAGTTGAGGGAATTGAAGAGTTTTCCCCGGGAAAGATGAGACTTGATATTATAAACTATAACGGTTTAAAGATTATAAACGATGCTTACAATGCAAGTCCCCAGTCAATGGAGGCGGCTATTGACGTTTTAAAGGATATATCCGGTGAAGGCAGAACCTTTGCCGTATTGGGTGACATGCTTGAGCTGGGGGAATTCTCTAAAAGTGCTCATATGGAAGTGGGAAAATATGCTGCTTCAAAAGGGATAGATTATATTGTGGCCGTGGGAGAGTACAGAAGTAATATTGTCCGTGGTGCCGTTGAAGCAGGAGCAAAAGAAGAAAAGGTTTTTGAATTTAAAGACAATATGGATGCCGCAAAGTTTTTAAAAGAATTTGTAAAGAGCGGTGATGTGCTTCTTGTAAAGGGTTCGAGAGGTATGAAAATGGAGGAAATAGTTAATATATTGACTGGCTGA
- a CDS encoding cyclase family protein, with translation MKLIDLTHKIEDLLPEYPGDEETRLVNTRKLKTDGYTNHRLHIDMHSGTHIDSPMHFVESKKYICDYPIESFIGEGCIIDARNEPVIKLKKEYKDIITDGYILLLYTGLYRKFGTEEYFNEIVKYFM, from the coding sequence ATGAAACTCATTGATCTTACCCATAAAATAGAAGACCTCCTTCCGGAATATCCGGGAGATGAGGAAACAAGACTCGTTAACACACGAAAACTAAAAACAGACGGCTATACCAACCACAGGCTTCATATAGACATGCATTCGGGCACCCACATCGACTCCCCCATGCATTTTGTCGAGTCAAAGAAATATATTTGCGACTACCCCATAGAATCCTTTATCGGCGAGGGATGCATAATTGACGCAAGAAATGAGCCGGTAATCAAATTAAAAAAAGAATACAAAGATATAATAACAGATGGCTATATCCTGCTGCTTTATACCGGGCTGTACCGTAAATTCGGGACAGAGGAGTATTTTAACGAGATTGTAAAATATTTTATGTAA
- the spoVE gene encoding stage V sporulation protein E, whose product MKAAAIKSSTMKSAITTKKPFDFLIFLTVLIMLTIGSIMVFSSSAPHAYNYMKGDSYHFLKKQLLYVPVGLFAMFVTMNIDYRKLGKLSPIIMLVSLGMLSVVWIDGIGATRNNATRWFDLGFVDFQPSEFAKLAMILFLSYSLSKRQDSLKYFFRGLVPYLILIGIHALLLLLEPHMSATIIIGLVSCVILFCAGAKIKHFVLMGVPAVAAVSYLIFTSEYRMKRVLSFLNPWEDPKGAGWQVIQSLYAIGSGGLFGRGLGNSLQKFLYIPEPYNDFILAVLAEELGFIGVALVLLLFLIFIWRGVKVSMNAPDVFGSLVAIGITSLIAFQAIINVAVVTSSMPVTGMPLPFFSYGGTSLIFLMAGVGILLNISKYANYERI is encoded by the coding sequence ATGAAAGCTGCAGCAATAAAATCTTCAACAATGAAATCTGCAATTACAACTAAAAAGCCGTTTGATTTTTTAATATTTCTGACTGTGTTGATAATGCTTACCATTGGTTCTATAATGGTATTTAGTTCCAGTGCTCCCCATGCATATAACTATATGAAAGGTGATTCGTATCATTTTTTAAAGAAGCAGTTGCTGTATGTTCCTGTGGGACTTTTTGCGATGTTTGTCACAATGAATATTGACTACAGAAAACTTGGTAAATTGTCGCCCATTATCATGCTTGTAAGTTTAGGGATGCTTTCTGTTGTGTGGATTGACGGAATCGGTGCCACCCGTAACAATGCAACCCGGTGGTTTGACCTTGGATTTGTTGATTTTCAGCCTTCTGAATTTGCCAAGCTGGCTATGATACTGTTTTTGTCTTACAGTCTTTCTAAAAGGCAGGATAGCCTGAAGTACTTTTTCAGGGGTCTTGTTCCATACCTGATACTGATAGGTATTCATGCATTGCTGCTGCTTTTGGAACCCCACATGAGTGCGACAATTATTATAGGTTTGGTATCGTGTGTAATTCTTTTTTGCGCAGGAGCAAAGATAAAACATTTTGTATTAATGGGAGTGCCTGCTGTTGCGGCGGTAAGTTATTTGATTTTTACTTCCGAATACAGGATGAAAAGAGTTTTATCCTTTTTAAATCCGTGGGAAGACCCAAAAGGAGCAGGATGGCAGGTTATACAATCCCTTTATGCCATTGGTTCCGGCGGATTGTTTGGAAGAGGATTGGGAAACAGTCTTCAGAAGTTCCTTTATATTCCTGAACCGTATAATGACTTTATTCTGGCGGTATTGGCCGAAGAATTGGGATTTATAGGAGTTGCCCTGGTACTTCTTTTGTTCCTTATCTTTATATGGCGTGGAGTTAAAGTTTCCATGAACGCGCCTGACGTTTTTGGAAGTCTGGTCGCCATAGGAATAACTTCGCTGATTGCTTTTCAGGCGATTATAAATGTTGCGGTTGTTACATCTTCCATGCCGGTTACGGGAATGCCCCTTCCGTTCTTCAGCTACGGAGGAACCTCTCTTATTTTCCTGATGGCAGGAGTGGGCATACTTCTTAATATTTCCAAATATGCAAATTATGAAAGAATCTGA